The DNA window CGCTTCGCCATGCGATTTGCGCTACAACAGTTCCCTAATGAGTATAACCAACTCAAAGGGATGATCCAATCCATCACGCAATGCATCGAGGGCCGTAGGATTGGATCTCTTGCATCCCATCTCAGTCCTTGGCCCAATGACGCTTTGCATCTGCTCAAGCCTAGCTAAAGCAGTGTTTTGCGGAGTTGTTTGACAAAACCTATGCTGGTAATTAAGAGTGACAAATTTGCAGAGCAAGCCAGATGGATCATGGCTATAtgacttttattttttacaTCCAGCCTTTCTAATATTTCGTGTCACGTTTTCTCTTGTTCGATAGGCATCTCTTTATTGAATAGTTGAAATTGTAGGCAGTGCATTTACACTTGCTGAATCTAGCTAGTAGGATTAATAAttgagattttttttgggaatttttttaaaacaaaGAATCAAGGTAAACATCTATGATAATAATCTCTAAAGCGATTAAAATGGCGATTGATACCATGGACCCGAAATAATCTAAAACTTGGCGGCAACCTCAGCCAGGTGCTCGCATATTTTTTCTGCAGCTTCGGATGCCGTTATATTGGTTATATCCAACTTGAGCTCATATGGCCCTCCAAATGTGTAAATATCTTCCTTTCGCCTAATTGTTTCTAAAATCGCCGCATCTCTGAGTTTGGTGTTCCCGCGGCCCCTCTCTTCACTCAATAATCTTGTCAAATTTTCCGCCATCTCACAATGAAGGATGATGGGAATAAATAACGCTCCTCGTATATTAGCAGCATTTTGATAATCTTGGGCGCCTGTACTGCCAATCGGGTCTGAGGATCGGGAATCGGTGAAAATCCATGTGgatcgagctgctgcttcagaTGTGGCAATGGTATTCAGGATGTGACGTCGAAAGCTCGTTCGTATATCGTGATAGTGTGGCGAGTCGCGATCAACCAACGGGGCAATGGGATCGATAAACAAATGGTTGTGGTAAACTTTGGAATTGGGTACAAGTTTCTCCAATTCCTTGGCAATAGTCAGCTTGCCAATGCCTGGATATCCGTTGATGTAAATATATGGTGGCATGAGAGCAAAGACTGCAGCTCTTTTCCGACTAGAAGCATATAATGATGTTGGGTGATGGGAATTTGGAAAATGATGGGCACTGATTGTTACATCGGCAGCTTGCCTTTATATACGTACGTCATGTAGGTAGTGAGTGACTCACCACCATTTAGGAGCACAAACGATGTCCGATAAGGTTTTGAAACAACTCCATCGGAAAGCTTAACACAACGCCAGCTATCAATGTTAGTAACAGGGTATTAAAAAacaataagaaaagaaaagagggaaagatgTAGAGAATATTATGATTATTACAGGTACTATATTGAGAAATTACTAATATAGTACCCTGTTCTTGGTACCTAGTTGCAAGTATCCTATAGCACGTGTCCTGCGGTTTCTCCCCCAGGTGTCTCTCCGTGCTCTGCAAATGACGCTCTGTTCTAGGACAAAACTACATTCCCGAGGCCTAGTGACAAACTTGAAGCCTGCCGAATGTTGGAAAAGGGGTTAAGAAGGCACTGAGGGGCATGCAAGGGTCGAACAAAACGGGAGAATCGTCCCCGTTCAACGCATTATTCGGCTGTTGTTTGCAGACACCACACCATGGTTGCACACGGGCCACACTCAAGATGACACACATTGTTTGTTCCCTATGAAACGTGTGGCACTCATCCCGGTGCCATAATGTGTTGCTCCGTGTTGTCATTGCGAGAGATGGCTAGGGACCGATGTGTCGCTTGGTGGCCGATATGCCGTCCCCCTTCCGGCGCGACGCTTTTTTCATCAGAGTCCCAGATGGACTGCTCAGAAGCGGGATATCCGTCCATACCTCGAAGCCACATGGATATGTTCTGGGTGACGGATTCCGAGCAGTCTGTATCGAGATCCAGATGGCCGTCGGGAATGGTTATATCGTCGTCCCCCATCTCTGCCGGTTGTCGTGGCAAATCAATGGGCGTCCTTGTCAAATGTCCATGACGAGCCCGCGTACCTCACCTCAGCCCATGGTTAGCTGGACAATCAAAATATAATTGCATCAGCGCCATGCCAGCCAGGTTGCAATCAACCAGTGGTGGGCCGCAGACGCGCAGACAACTAGTTGGCCTTTGCACTTTTTTATGCGTTGGATCGGGCCGAGGATTCGTTTGTGCATCGGGATCCAAGCGTTTAATCTCGCTTCCAGCGACTGAAAATCGTTTATAGCTTACGTTTCAAGCCTTTTTACACAGAGTCAAGTTCCATAAGCAGGAGGCGCTATAGAGCGCTCCAAGAATGAGCCATGGTTAATCTTAACTTGAATAGAAGTGAGGTgtaaaagtaaaagctaAAATGCAAAACGTAATAACGTATTCTAGGTTGTTGGTCAATTCTATTTAATTAAAGCGGGGTAAGATTTTAAACTATATAATtctaataaaagtaaaattataaatggatatataattattattttatacaTATGTTATTTTATCTAGCTTATGTATTATTTTACtctgatatatatatatatatatatattatattattgTTTCCTTCCCTTTGTTTCCGCccgtcttccatcttcctctcgaAGCATCGAAGAATTCGTTTCCTTACCCGTCTCATGATGGAAGCACAATACTTGCAACTCGACAAAAGCCCTTCACAGGGCCGTGCACCCTTTAACGCTCTAGGCTTTCTCAAATACGCGTGCTGTCGCGCTGGTCCAAGAATAATAGGAAGCCCACGGTCCTCCGCTTTGATGAAATACCGATTACAACGCCGAATCTCGACTTGGCGTGAGATTCAAAGCATCACTCGCCAACCTGGTATATCCATCGGCATCATTTACAACGGAGATGAGATCCTCAAACACAACATGGGGGTCATGGATATCGCCACCAAAAGGGAACCAGATAGTGATACTTTGTACTGCATCGCCTCTTTATCAAAAGCATTCATGGCCGAGTCGATAGAGCTTCTCATCAGCGACGGCCACATTACGTGGGATACTACTATCCAATCCGTGATCCCCGAGTTCAAGCATCACGAAGATGCTCAACAGTTCTCGAAAATGACGTTGCGCGACATCTGTTCCCACCGTACCGGCCTGATCGGCTTGGACGAAATTACCCAAGGAATGAATGGGAGAATCCTCATCCCTAAAAAGGATGTGGTCAAAGTCTGCAGCGCAATGCCTATCAAGCATGCGTTCCGGACCAAGTTTCATTACAACAATGGCATGTACGAACTTGCGGGTTGCGTCGTCGGGCGTCTTTCACGCTCTCCTACCTGGGGCCATTTTCAGAACGATCGAATATTCACTCCACTGCAAATGACTAGGACCACGGCGTTTAGAAGAACATAGCGAAATCCTATATGATACTAGAAAATGGCGAGCCACAATATATTCCACCGACAGAGTTGTCCGCCGACTCTATGAATGGCGGCTCGGGTGGCATAAGGAGCTCTGTGAATGATCTTTTGAAGTGGTGCTCGTATCAATTGAATAAATCGATCGAGAAGCTTGGGGGAGCAAACGTGGATGGAGCACACAACTCGGTCTTTGACAGAGCCATTATTGCCGATTCCCAATCTCCTCCGGACGGTGACTACTGCACAGGCTGGTGCTATCATCAAACACCAGCCAAGCTTGGACTGATATCGCCAAACAGGACCCTAGAGTCTCCGCTGGTGGGCTTgaaatcttcatctcttgTCATTTACAGTCATCAAGGCGATGTCCCAGGATATACCTGCAACCTCTATATCATTCCCAACACCCAGGCAGCCGTTGTAGTCCTGTCTAATGGGACTGGACTAGGGGATGCTACCGATTGGATTGCACAGGACATTGTTCAAACCATTTTTAAACTCAAGCCAAAGGTAGACATGATACAAGCTGCTCGGAAGGCTGCAACAAAGTATCGCGATTACTACCATAAGAATTTCGAACAGCCGCTGAAAAGACACAAGCAGATAGACCTAAAGCCTGTGCCCCTGGACGAGTTCGTTGGTACTTATGTAATGAAGAACTTGGACATTGTCACACTCCAGATGACGACTACGACTGAAAAGCCAGAGAGCCTGCAAATGATAGTCAATGACCAGGCCGACCAGGTTTGGAAGATGGAGTATTATGCAGACGATACATTTTGCCACTTGCCAGATACCTACAATGAATATCTTGCAAAGGGAATTAATAGAACGAAGTGGAACACATTTCTCATTACTTTTAATCGAGATGAGAAAGGAAAGGTAAATAACTGCTTGTGGAAATTAGATGGGATAAATGTGATTTTCAATCGAGTTTGAATAGGATTCAATTGGTTATATGACGAGGTgcaatattataatatacaATATTTATTACAAATTCACCCCATCGAGCCGCGATCCAGTCATCAGCTTAGTTATCCAAAATGAGAGACTGGCTGACCCGACGGCTCGGCGAAGCTGCAAACCAGTGGATAGTTCTCGAGGAGTTCGGTTAGAGGACCGACAACACTCTCAGGCTAAATTGATGCATATGATTTGCGGTCCCGGTATACTAAAAAATACGCGCTCCAATCGCCGGTAGCAACTAGCTGCTCGTAATTTGGCTAATGATGTTCCCCGTTGTATGTCCCGTTGTCGATGTCATTGCGTTGCTATGGGGCAACTCGACATTTAACCGTCATAATAAGTCACGATCAGCTCAATAGTAAGACTGTTGATACAATTCtactctctttcttttgcagATGCAAATAGAATTTTTAAGCATCCATTGCTTACTCCGTATACTTGTATACCactataaaaaataaaagcgCAGTGATCTATTCTCCGCCAGCTTGCTGAGGCAATGCTCATTCCTGGAGAAGCATTGCGAGAAAGCTCCCATTATCATGGCTGGTCTTCATGCCTGTCTACATGGCAGGTATAGCCTAGCGTTTGCTGTTATTCTGGTAATCGAATCCATTCTTGGTCATGCCCATGTGGTTCGAAATGCAGTGGAATACAGTGGTCGGCAACGCACAAGCATCGATCATGGATGGCGATTCATGCGGTTTCCCACCAACCCCGATGGGCTGCTCTATGATCAGCGGCCGGACACGGCCAATGTGACTGACCCGGTCATACTGAAGCCATGGGTACTGCCGTCTGGAAACCAGTTTATCAAGGATCCTGCCAACCGTCACCAGCGTCCTAATGGTAACGCCGGAGGCAGTGTTCCCTTTGTGCAAGAGACATTTGACGATAGTGCCTGGTCTCAAGTTGACCTGCCTCATGATTGGGCTATTTCTGGTCCGTTCTATACGGAGGATGACCCCCTGGTTCCTGGAAACATGGGAAGGCTCCCGGTATTTGGGGTTGGCTGGTATCGCAAGAAACTATCAATATCTCAGAACGATATGGGCAAGACTTTCTACCTGGACATTGACGGAGCACAGTCCTACGCCATTGTCTGGCTCAATGGGCAGATTGTTGGTGGCTGGCCCTATGGATATGCCTCATTCCGTCTAGATCTCACGCCGTATGTAAAGGCTGGGGAGAACCAGCTCGCTATTCGACTTGACAATCCGAACGAATCATCGCGATGGTATCCAGGTGGAGGCATTTATAGAAATGTATGGCTCACAACCCTCGAATCCACACACGTGGCGCAATATGGCACTTTCATTACATCTCGAGATGTGTCAACGCAATCAGCGACCCTCGACTTGACATTGGAGGTGAAGAATACCGGCAAGGAAAGTAGCCATGTAGAGGTTATTACCAAAGTTTACCAAGTCAGTGCAAAGAccagcagcttggaagaAAAGGTAGCCGAGTTTCCTACTTCAAAAATACGAGTTGACTCCGGTGGAATAGAGTCGATCAATGTAACCACTTCCATTAGTCGGCCGCAGCTTTGGGGACCACCTCCCACGCAGACGCCCAACTTGTATGTTGCTGTCACGCAACTCGTCACCAACGGGCAAGTCGTCGATACATATGAGACTCGTTTCGGCATCCGGACATTCGAGTATAGCGGCGACAAGGGGCTTTTGGTCAATGGAGAGCATGTCCCTGTGCAGGGGACCGACCAGCATCATGATCTTGGAGCTTTGGGAGCCGCCTACAACCATCGCGCCGCTCAGCGCCATcttgagatgctgcagagcgTCGGTTCAAACGCAATCCGCATGTCGCATAACCCGCCTGCGCCAGACCTCCTGGACCTGTCTGACGAAATGGGATTCCTGGTCTTGGATGAGATTTTCGATTGCTGGGAGCTTGGCAAAGTCACCAACGActttcatctcatcttcccCGACTGGCATGAGGCAGATCTGCGGTCCTTTATCCGGCGTGATCGCAACCACCCATCTGTCTTCAGTTGGAGCTTTGGCA is part of the Trichoderma atroviride chromosome 1, complete sequence genome and encodes:
- a CDS encoding uncharacterized protein (EggNog:ENOG41); amino-acid sequence: MPPYIYINGYPGIGKLTIAKELEKLVPNSKVYHNHLFIDPIAPLVDRDSPHYHDIRTSFRRHILNTIATSEAAARSTWIFTDSRSSDPIGSTGAQDYQNAANIRGALFIPIILHCEMAENLTRLLSEERGRGNTKLRDAAILETIRRKEDIYTFGGPYELKLDITNITASEAAEKICEHLAEVAAKF
- a CDS encoding uncharacterized protein (EggNog:ENOG41) — its product is MGDDDITIPDGHLDLDTDCSESVTQNISMWLRGMDGYPASEQSIWDSDEKSVAPEGGRHIGHQATHRSLAISRNDNTEQHIMAPG
- a CDS encoding uncharacterized protein (EggNog:ENOG41~MEROPS:MER0005964), giving the protein MKYRLQRRISTWREIQSITRQPGISIGIIYNGDEILKHNMGVMDIATKREPDSDTLYCIASLSKAFMAESIELLISDGHITWDTTIQSVIPEFKHHEDAQQFSKMTLRDICSHRTGLIGLDEITQGMNGRILIPKKDVVKVCSAMPIKHAFRTKFHYNNGMYELAGCVVGRLSRSPTWGHFQNDRIFTPLQMTRTTAFRRT
- a CDS encoding uncharacterized protein (EggNog:ENOG41), translated to MNGGSGGIRSSVNDLLKWCSYQLNKSIEKLGGANVDGAHNSVFDRAIIADSQSPPDGDYCTGWCYHQTPAKLGLISPNRTLESPLVGLKSSSLVIYSHQGDVPGYTCNLYIIPNTQAAVVVLSNGTGLGDATDWIAQDIVQTIFKLKPKVDMIQAARKAATKYRDYYHKNFEQPLKRHKQIDLKPVPLDEFVGTYVMKNLDIVTLQMTTTTEKPESLQMIVNDQADQVWKMEYYADDTFCHLPDTYNEYLAKGINRTKWNTFLITFNRDEKGKVNNCLWKLDGINVIFNRV
- a CDS encoding uncharacterized protein (EggNog:ENOG41~CAZy:GH2~TransMembrane:1 (i12-31o)~SECRETED:SignalP(1-29)), with translation MAGLHACLHGRYSLAFAVILVIESILGHAHVVRNAVEYSGRQRTSIDHGWRFMRFPTNPDGLLYDQRPDTANVTDPVILKPWVLPSGNQFIKDPANRHQRPNGNAGGSVPFVQETFDDSAWSQVDLPHDWAISGPFYTEDDPLVPGNMGRLPVFGVGWYRKKLSISQNDMGKTFYLDIDGAQSYAIVWLNGQIVGGWPYGYASFRLDLTPYVKAGENQLAIRLDNPNESSRWYPGGGIYRNVWLTTLESTHVAQYGTFITSRDVSTQSATLDLTLEVKNTGKESSHVEVITKVYQVSAKTSSLEEKVAEFPTSKIRVDSGGIESINVTTSISRPQLWGPPPTQTPNLYVAVTQLVTNGQVVDTYETRFGIRTFEYSGDKGLLVNGEHVPVQGTDQHHDLGALGAAYNHRAAQRHLEMLQSVGSNAIRMSHNPPAPDLLDLSDEMGFLVLDEIFDCWELGKVTNDFHLIFPDWHEADLRSFIRRDRNHPSVFSWSFGNEVGEQQTGQSGTDLAQALVDIVHQEDSTRLATTAMNSAKPNQPFAAIPDIISLNYQGEGIRDTADYSQLAGIATPPLFPAFHGNFSSKMLQHSESASAFSSRGVFIFPVLEQGDSAPVNDSSGGNSTIFQVSAYELYSADFGSSADKAFRSLDENPYVAGEFVWTGWDYLGEPTPYNVRSSYSGMIDLAGFPKERFHLYQSRWKPDLAMAHILPHWNWPDRVGKVTPVHVFSSGDEAELFVNGRSQGRQKKEELTYRFRWDHVTYQPGEVHVVAYKNGRQWARDTVRTTGEPAALRLQADRSVISADGVDLAFISAQVVDSRGDVVPQATNSIQFSVSGAGQLVATDNGDASDYTSFPSAERRAFSGRALAIVKGKTNKKGEAVVKATAKGLKSDEVIVRTG